The nucleotide window TACTTCCAACTCGGCTCTGACAGAAGAACCCAGACGAGTGTCAAGGGCAATCAAGCTGTCGCTTATTTAAAGCTTTTCACAAAGGCCATGATTCCAGGCTCAAACCTGGAGATAATACGATGGGAAGCAGATTAAAGAGGGGTTAACTGCGAGTGATTAGCTGCTTTATCTGCACTGGGCGGCAGATTAACTGCCATAGCTAACACAGAACCATACTACAGGGTGAGAGGGATGATCCGAATTAGCCAGGTTTTGGTGCTGGAAATGAGATTAAGTGAATTGTGTGTCTTGCACTGCACAAATGTAGTTTTGCGTGTGTTGAATCTGTATGTCATGTATGTGTATGCCTGCACAAGAGCTCACGTGTTTGGTAGATGACAACAAACCTCAAATCCTTCCATTACGACCATTTGGGAGGAGCAAAATTGTATCTTTTGGATCCCTATAAAAGAGGGATCACTTAGCAATAGTTTGAGGGAGCCTTCATCTGGTGATCAACGAAGAGAGAATTCACATCGATACGGGTTAGACTCTTTTTGCGATGCTACAGTAATCTACAGAAGGAAATAACTCAATTGATTTAACCTTTAAGGTGCTACAGCGTTTTCGTGGAGTGATTGCCAGTTTCAAGCAAGATGAAGTCAGTACCCGAGTTTCAAGAAGACTTCTTCATGCCCATCCCTTTAGATACCAACAACATCTCAGCTTACAGCCCTTTTTTGGTTCCCCAGGACCACCTGGGTCACCATGCCATATACATGGCCATGGCTGCCTTTACGTTCTTCCTTTTCGTTGCAGGGACTTCGATCAACATCCTTACCATTGTTTGCACAATTCAATTCAAGAAACTCAGATCTCACCTTAACTATATTCTTGTGAACCTTGCTGTTGCAAACCTGTGGGTGTCCCTTTTTGGTTCCTCATTAGCATTCGTCTCCTTCTGGAATAAGTACTTTATCTTCGGGTCGTTAGGATGTAAAATTGAGGGCTTCGCTTCAACATTTGGAGGTATGATGCAACATGCATCCACATTATGTCAATGCATCTGTGTTAGCCTGTTGTAGTTCACTGTAGTTCAAAGCTAAACATTTAAAGCAAGAACTTGTTTTTACATTCTGCTTCTTGTTTGAGATGGTTTCACCAAACCCCTTTTCTATTTTTTCTCTGTTACAGGAATGGTGAGTTTGTGGTCTCTTTCTGTGGTGGCGCTTGAAAGGTGGCTGGTCATTTGCAAACCCCTTGGGAACTTTACTTTCAAGACCCATCATGCCATAATTGGCTGCATATTTCCTTGGTTTTTTGCATTGGCTGCTGGACTCCCTCCATTGTTTGGCTGGAGCCGGTAAGTCCCACTGTTGGCACTGATGAGAACAAAGCCACAATGCCTCCCTCCACTGTACCCGAAGAAAGAAAATCAATGCCTAGCACCTTTTTGCTCCACTCCTAAACATCTAGTTTAAGTCCCTGAGTGAAGTCTTCCGATTAAATTGTGCAGAGTTGGTTATCCCATCAGCCTCACTGAGATTTGTTTTACAGGTACATACCTGAGGGCTTGCAGTGCTCTTGTGGACCTGACTGGTATACGACTAACAACAAATACAACAACGAATCCTATGTCATGTTTTTGTTCTGCTTCTGCTTTGCGGTTCCTTTTGGCACAATCTTGTTCTGTTATGGTCAGCTGCTCATCACACTCAAATTAGTGAGTAAAAATTGCATTTACCATTGGAAACTGCCTCAGAATTGTTCATTTTAGTCAAAGTCAAAGTTTAAGTCAAAAAGATGAATTCTATTTAACCATGCAGTGTTGTAatttagggccagatttactaaaaacTTGTGTCAACACAAACTCTCTCTTTTGGAAAAAGGATTTACTAAAGGTTAGGATTTACTAAAGGCATGCAGTAAAAAATTTCATTGAAAAAGGCATGgacagagttttttttttgcagcttattgcatatgcatttgtaggactttccctttcagatgcaaaatgTATTGCAGGAGAGTTTTTGAATGAAccatgcaaggtgatttactaatgTTTATGCTCGTCACTTTAATGGTATTTGCACCATTTACCACCCctaaaaaagcatgtcttaaaccagatgctaatttccGCTTCACCTTGTAAATTGTGATTGTCATTATGGGAATAATCCGGctgcgtctgtgttctttaatttgttcGCTGTAAGCAGCTCACATGCAGACATTTCCACTCCTTGGCGCTCCTATTTTAGAATTGCGTGCTCAGGCTAATTTGCCGTTTAGTAAATCTGACCCTTAGACTTATGATATTTCtaaaaaactaattatttaaaacCTCAAAACcatattattttacataatatGTTCATTCCTGTTCTTTCTATTTGATCTCTGGGTTTGATCTGatctgatctttttttttttttttagaacattcaaatgatcaaattaaatgcattaccttttttttaaggTAAACTTCACACTAACATTTTTACTTGGTCCAAATCCTGACAAAAACTGATTTAAAAtaccatattttatttatttattacataaaTGATTAATGTGTTTCATTGCTCTGCCACATTGGGATGCACATCGAACCCTGTCCACTAGATGGAGACTATGAATGGGTTACTGTGGTCATGATGCCCGTTGCTCTAAAAATTCCTTGTTTGTCCTACCAGGCAGCCAAAGCTCAAGCAGATTCGGCTTCAACCCAGAAAGCAGAGAGGGAGGTGACAaagatggtggtggtgatggtgtttGGCTTCTTGTTATGCTGGGGACCATATGCCAGCTTTTCTCTCTGGGTAATTTCCCACCGTGGAGAACAATTTGACCTGAGAATGGCAACCATACCATCCGTCCTTTCTAAATCCTCTACAGTGTACAATCCCGTCATCTATGTCTTGATGAACAAACAGGTATAGTATTATGTGGTCGTTTGGATTTGTATTATAAGTTTGTTCCCATATGGCTACAGTACTAAATGCCATCCTCACTTAATACACAATAATATGTGGTACTCATTTATTTTGAATCCCAGTTCCGTTCCTGTATGATGAAGATGGTCTGTGGCAAGAATATTGAAGAAGATGAGGCTTCTACTTCATCTCAGGTCACCCAGGTCTCCTCTGTCGCACCAGAGAAATAAACCCATCCTCGTCCTACAGACAGAACCACTCTACTGACAGTGAAAAACAATTTTACAATgattgtaaataataaatatagacCCAACAGGAATTTTTGCTTTTAATGTCAACATTTTTACTTAGTCTTAGTCTTGACTTGGTGAACAAGTAGAATGAGTAGAAGTTCATTATTATCAATGAAATGTACAATAAATGCAaagtaagaaagaaagaattgtGTTGTTAAATATATCAGTTCAAGAATTATGACATACATTACAATAGTTTATATGAATTCTATTACATTagtcttatttatttatgcttTAAATGGACTGCTGTAGTTAGCAAATATTTCACAACaactggacccactttatattaggtggccttaatgactatgtattaacattttaattaataatttgataaaatGCACTTATTGTACATAGATgtctttacattgtacttacattttaaaaattacctgcatgtaattacatttgtaattcatttctgtagttatatttataattacacggttgacacttcccttacaccttaaccaacccttaaacttacccatacctgCACCTGTACCTAACTTAACCCgcatcccacctcaatatcagcaagtgttttgcaatacaatatgaacactaTTACAttgtacttctttttttttatgtaagtacacaGTAGTTAAGGTAGTACcttatataaagtgggacccaaCAACTTAAACATGAAAACAGAAAAGTATCTCATATTTCTGATTGTAATCAAGTCCGTAGGTCTTCAGTTCTGAGTAATGAAGTAACATTTCCAGGGATGGTCTGAAAAGCAAAGTCAAACAGAGCATTATCTAATATGCAAAACTGCTTTGCATTGATTTGCTGTACTACTAATGAATATTTTGTATTAAtcaaaaaataatcataaaaatataCGTGCAGTAGTTTGAATTCGATTTCATAGTCTCTTCAAAAAATACAGAATATCAATACTTGCATCATTGATTTGTGCATGCATGCTTACTCACCttaacttcacttcacttcacttcatcCATTTTCAAATCAAGATAAAAGTGCAAAGAAAGAATATGAAATCACCATTAGTCATTCCCAAACTATCCTAACAATCAATTCAAGAACAATATCAATCTAGAAATTAAGCCACAAATGATGTTAGAGAAACAATGAGCAGTGGAAGCAAAGTTTTGCTCATGTTAGATTAACATCTATTATATGGATTAATTCCattcaaaacatttaattaaattaacgCTTAGTAGGCTACTAAATATCGTGAATATAGTGGTTGTCCAATGGCAGACCATGTGAGACCAAACTATAATCTTGAGCTTTCGTTGAGAATTCAGTTGTATATCCGAGTTCTGCTAGTAGTGAACTTTTGCCAATCACGAATAGTTCAGAACTAGCGGAATTCCAGACATAGGACTGATTGAGTGCTGCCCCATGATACTTTCTGATCCATCTGTTTCTGAAAAACATTCTTTTCAACTACATCTCTGAATATCTGTGATTTACAAAGTGACATAGCAACACAAAACTTCTCAATCCCACAAAGCGTATATAAATTCCAGCAATCTATTAAagttcaatttattttaattagctTCCACTTTAAAAGGAAGCGTAAAAGATCATATAATGAACAAATACCTGTTTTGGATAAACACATACATATCAGTACAATGCATtgccattttaaaaatgaaaaggaAACAACTGATAGAATAAAAAAAGTGTACAGACTGCTCTCGTCTTCGTGTTAGCTCCATCCTCACCCTGGTTTGGTCTGTTCACGTCCTAGTGTTCACTTCCTCCTGCTCCACTTTGCCACAATAGATGGAAAAGCGAtggctgaaaaaaaagaaaagaaaacggCTATCGTCAGAAACGGAGAGATTAAAACTGACCTCATCAAGATTTTCAGATAAACCCTGCTTTCCCTAAACTGAACCATCAATCCATTGGGATTAGGAAGGTTTGGGCTGCATCCTTGTCAATACTAATTAGGATCTTATTGGAGGGTACCTGGGTACCCCAGTTGTCCCAATAAGCTGATTTGGACTTGGACTGTAACCTAGATGTCTGACTTACAGTTACCCTGCACATACCGAGCATATGTGTTACATAtaatctttattaaaattatagataataaaaattatttaaaataaccttctgctgacatgttttgtgtgtgtgcactcaggaaaaaaggtacaaaatatGTCACTCGGGCCGTaccctttaaaaaaaggtaGACCCTTGTACTTTATTTACCCCAAAGCAATGCATATCAGTATCTAAAAGGtacatattcatatttaaatggtacatattagtaccatAATTCTATTCTATTGTATGCATTTGAAAGAGTACCACCACAGGAGCTTTAGTATGCATACAATAGAATAGAATTAaattagaatagaatagaatatagAAGCTATGCAACTATGCAATATACATTCATAAGTATGTGAATGTGCAAAGAGGACATATTTGTGCAAAGTTAATCCTTTAATGGGCAACAGGGGCCATTATAtagaagatttttttcttttgcaatAATGATATCTTGCCTTTTTAATAAAAGTGTACTGTACAGTGACATTGTACAAGAAGCTTCAGTCAAGGACGACACAAAGAGGTCTGTGACCTAAACTTAAAAAGTCGAAGAAAGCATCACCTTATAATCACTCCTAGCTTGGTTGTGCCAAATGTCACCGCACAATGTTTTGGTTTACCTGTGATGGCTTCAACAATCCTAGGAAGGGACAGTAGCTTAGGTCTCCTGTAAGCCTAATGAATGAGTTTTTGTTCTGCTCCTGATACCTGTTTTGACCTCAACAATCCTCCACCCGGCATCCTCTTTTTTTGCGTATAAAAGCACTTTGACAAGAGCCTAAAGTCTGTCGGTGCGAGTCGGCCAGAGACAGACAGGTAGTAGAAGCCCAAAGGCCCAGACCTTTACAGCAGCTAAGTAACTACAGGTTTGGGCTATACAACAACCCCCAAAAATGGCAGAGCAATGGGGAGAAGCGATATTCGCAGCCAGGCGAAAGGGAGATGAAACGACGAGAGAATCGATGTTCACATATACCAACAGCAATAATACCAAGGGtgagtttttaaaaatgttttcaattttttttttttttattatagtttGAGTGGGTTTAAATAGGGTCGTTGTGTGCATTGAATAGGTTGACAATAATTGTTATTAGGAAATTGTATAAACAAGGAAATTGATAAACCTTATAGCTATTCTGTTGTAAAGCCGTGTGAAAAGTCTTTTAAAGGTTTCACAATAGTGGCAGAGTAATAGGAAAGGAAATCTTACTCTTATACTTCAAATGTGTGATCTTCTGAACTCTCTGTGCAGTTTGGCCAGAAGTAACATAGCCAGCAAAAGATTTCAGACTGATAAATATGAAGCATCAGAATAATGAGAGTTGTTAGGTGAGAACTTCAAGCTGATTTAATGTTCTTTGTTTCTCATTTCCAGATCCCTTTGAGGGACCCAACTACCACATTGCCCCTCGATGGGTGTATAACATTTCAACACTCTGGATGTTATTCGTGGTCCTCGCCTCGACCTTCACCAATGGCTTGGTGCTAGTGGCCACAGCCAAATTCAAGAAGCTCCGTCACCCTCTCAACTGGATCTTGGTCAACCTTGCCATAGCTGATCTATTAGAAACATTGTTTGCCAGCACCATCAGTGTCACTAACCAGTTTTTTGGCTACTTTATCCTTGGTCACCCCATGTGTAAGTTTGAGGGCTTCACTGTGGCTACATGTGGTAAGTTACTGCCCAAAGACATCACTTTTACATTATTGAAACTTTGTGGGGGTTTTATGATATCTAACAACACAATCAACAGGTATCGCTGGCCTGTGGTCTTTGACTGTCATCTCTTGGGAGAGATGGGTGGTCGTCTGCAAACCATTCGGAAATGTCAAATTTGATGGTAAATGGGCAGGTGGTGGCATCATCTTCTGCTGGGTTTGGTCTGCTGTCTGGTGTGCACCTCCCCTCTTTGGCTGGAGCAGGTAAAATGACAACTTACATATGAATCATTATCTTAGTAATTCATCATAAAATCATTGAATTATTTGGGTAAAGGCCAACAAATAAGTTCCAAACAAGCATAAATATGGATCTTTCAAATCCATTATTCTCTCAGATATTGGCCTCACGGGCTGAAGACCTCCTGCGGCCCTGATGTCTTCAGTGGAAGCGAGGACCCCGGTGTCCAGTCCTACATGATTGTCCTAATGATCACCTGTTGTTTCATCCCTCTGGGCGTCATCATTTTCTGCTACATTGCTGTGTTCTTAGCCATTCATGCTGTAAGTTGTCTCCTTGACTGCTTTCAAAAGTTACCAGTTTCTAAAAAGGCTCTAAGCATCTATCACTTCTCTCCAACAGGTTGCCCAGCAGCAGAAGGATTCTGAGTCCACACAGAAGGCTGAGAAGGAAGTGTCCAGAATGGTGGTTGTCATGATTGCGGCCTACTGTTTTTGTTGGGGTCCTTATACGGTCTTCGCCTGCTTTGCAGCTGCAAACCCAGGCTATGCCTTCCATCCACTGGCGGCAGCCATGCCTGCCTACTTTGCCAAGAGCGCCACCATCTACAACCCCATCATTTATGTCTTCATGAACCGACAAGTAAGTCAATGCTGTTTAACAAAACTCAAATCTTAAGAAAACTTTGCATGAACCTTTGCAAAATAATCTTGAGTCCTCTTTCCTTGCAGTTCCGCGTATGCATCATGCAGCTCTTTGGAAAGAAGGTGGATGATGGGTCTGAGGTGTCTACATCCAAGACAGAAGTGTCTTCTGTGGCTCCTGCATAAACTGAGCACCAGATCTCAGAGCAAAGGTCTTGAGTCAGACATGGGAAAAAAGACGAAAATGGGACTTTTTATATTCCTTGTTTACCCTCACCGTATCTCAACAACTTTGCTTCCAGATATTTCCCTTGGAGTGATGGGGAATACCTTGTTGCATGGCACTGTGTGTTAACACATTACTTTCTCAACAACCCTGTGGCTTAAAATCCACTGGAATGATGTTACACTTTTTATGGTAATCATTTGTCACACAATCATTTGTCCATAATACTCTATCCACTGACTATTCAGAAGGTTGTGCGCCTATATATAGCACAGTTTTGTGGGAATGTGACACTCAGCTTGGGTTAACTAACAGCAAAAAGTAATCGCCTCATTGTAATGTACAATTTTTGCTGAATTGATGTTCAGTGGCAATGTAATAATATCTCTGTAATCTTAATTTTGTAGCCATCTtgcaagaaaacaaaaatgacaaaaaatgtttgatagatagatagatagatgcctGCCCATGTACAGCATGTTCTATTTTTTCtttgatgaaaataaaaaagcagcaaaataaatgttctgttCTCAGTGTCTTTCATTACACATGCACATCTCCATGAAACAGTCAAGATCTGTTCCCTTTTCAGACATGCATTTAACATAAGATTATTTGGGTATATAcatattacattttcttttaaatatatCACTATACTTTTTAGATTCCTTCATTACCTCCTAACACAATGAGGAGGTTTCTAATAGCTGCTGAGTGAGTGTCTGAAAATATaacatcctttttttttttgactgccAAAAGTAATCTCTCCATTTGacacttttttgttgttgaaaatatTGGAAAATCGTTTTTTCACTGTTGTACACTGTCCCCATATTTAATTTGATAAAGAGTATACAGTAAATAAAGAAAATGCTCTGAAATCCCAAGGAACCCAGACAAAATCCACTTAAAGGAAAATGACTTAAAAATCTTTGAAATTCTTAAAATCATTGTGTTGACAGGATTTAAAGCCTAAAAGTCATGTAGAAGTCTGCAAATGAGAGGGGCAAGTCAATTGCAATTCCTTCATTTAAGCCTGAAGGGGCTAAGCAATTTCAACTGGAACGTGACACTAAAAGCACTGCTTATCTAAGGAAGATTAACCTCGAATTGAAGTCTCACCTTTTTGATTCTGAGTATCCATGTGCCCCGTGTGCTTGGGTGCAAATGCATGGGGGTTGGGAGGgttattttcaaaatgtatttcactACAGATTACAAAGTACAtgctttaaaaagtaaattgtAATGTTTCCCGCTAGTTTTGTACTTACTAGCAAAATACTTTTGTAAACCTTTGGAATACTTAGCAAAGGGACTTGGTTTTCCTCTGCATTTTATTATAACATCAGTTTTCCACAATATTTCATGAGGCAAAAAGTTTGGAcaattaaaaaacatatatattgaTGTTCAAGATGGCACCATGATGCATTAGGATATGTGGTGTGTATATGTTTGGAATTGGATGAACAAGAATAGGCTACCCATTTTGTCTTCGGGGAAACATAAGCTTCTGAAGGGCAGTACTAAATGAAccgccatttaaaaaaatatttaaaaaaaggtatttgcgactattttttctctcacaattgcaagtttgCATCTTAGTTCTGACTGTTTTAGAATTGAGAGATTTAAACACTTATTTCCCCCTCATTATTGGATGGATTAGGAAaataaaagtcagaattgtgagatgtaatcTTGCaatttagagaaaaaaagtcagaattgtgagttaaaaAGTTGCAGTTACCTAAACAGATGACTTAACATGAAACATAAAAACAGTTGTGGATAATCCAACAGACAGTTTGAAATCAAGGGTACATTTTTGAATGTGACAATTTGTAAAAAtgcagtcattttgtcttgtggaggatatgtaaacatattttatgtgAAATAGCATGCAATTTTTATGATCCCAGATTccattttgtaaaaaattataaaaattgtGCATATTCCATTGCTGTTTACATTATTTACCCGTTAcagtttacagtctatggtttacatacatagattttttaaattaaataaataacattaaaatctaaAATACTTTTGGATGTAACTGTAATTTGATTACCTCCAACTTAAAAATGGAACTGTAATGAaattttgtatatttaaaaacGTAACTAAGTTACATGTATTTCGTTACACTCCAATCCTGGACACATTATTTCATCCCATACTTGTGAGGTCATGAACAGCAGTTAGGGCCCATACTTCCCATGCAGATTTGTGGGCACTTCCTGTTATGCGAGACAGCTCTTCCAGATAGCCTTAATATGCTTAacgtaaaaaacaaaacaaaaaacagctgGTATAAAATGAGATTTCAACCACAAACTGAGAAATAAGAGGTAAACTCATGGAGAGAAGAATCCTGTGACTGGTATAACCACTGCAAATGTTGATaatgtaaggccgcccaaatcgtcccaatggaggctaaagatcggcgggtgaaggtcgctgcgcgttcgtcttttcagcggggcaaaagggattttattccaattcctcgttatctgactccatttaatgataatttagaatttaggtttgaatgccaattggttatttggtcattcatttttaatagtttacgtacacatttaattattccgtttaaccctttgttgaaattatacccaacctgaataattccagagcaagtcagaatccatcaaagtgtaacaatttatttaacagtcaggtaaatgtataaagccaattacatagtcaattcaaaggtaatccatataaaacatcaaatactctgaagtaaagaatgaaatgtatacctgacttctgaaaactacataatgctggctatcttgagacatccagcattacgggctgaccggtttaaagtgtcaagccctgagctgtttgcaacatttccttaaatacccagaaacaaatgtacaaactctttcaaatgtaaacacgagtgcacaatgggaatttgcattgatcaagacttgtattgatgtaaaggccaaatggctgaaagccacacccaccaaactaagacaagatatctttaaactcttaaaacattgattatcttttggttaacttctgtggagttgagatctttgtaccagtcgcactgagacatttcaaatgatatcaaacacatatattgtatcgtgaggattgacattgtaacaagtagattttgtgtgtattttcaggtgatctcagcatgagacagggaaggaattgggggagaCGGGGTAtatagggaaagatgtagattagctgatagtgaggtgagacttgcgtctccagtggtgtgtgagggacagttcagatgttaatttcctttattttctcagagagtccttgttcttcattcagacatttcggcatatactagttttttcagtcttacaataACATGAAAATGGATAATTGTGAATaaatcttcatttttgttttatctCCAGGGTTTACAAAATGGCAGAGTGGGCCAAAGCGGCGAATGCTGCCAGACGATGAGGGGACGACACAACAAGGGAGTTTTCGTCTACACCAACAGCAACAAAACAAGGGGTATTTTATCTTCAAGAACACAGCTTCATGTcctgtattttatgaatgagTGAAAGAGGAAAACTGTATAAAAAATGATCTTCCATTCACCGCTCCCTTTGAGGGACCCAACTACCACATTACCCCTCGATGGGTGAACAACCTCGCAACACTGGATGTTCTCCATGGTCATCACCTCGATCTTCACCATTGCGTGATGCTGGTGGCCATGGCCAAACTAAAGTAGCTATGTCACTCTCTCAACTGGATCCTGCCGTCTCTGGCAGGACGCCCAGCTGCCAAAAGAATTTAAGTCCATGCAGAAAGCTGAAAAGGAAATGTTCAGAATGGTGGTTCTGTTGGGGTCCTTATTCCTTGGCCTGTTGCAATCCCAGAATATTCCTTTCCATCCACTGGCAGAGCACCACCATCTACAACCCAATATTTTATGTCTTCATGAAATGACATGTAATATTGCATTGTGGGTATACTTAAATGTGTAGGTGGCTTATGCTTTGGTAAACCTCTTTTGGTAGGTCAACAATCAGAAAGCGGCTTTGCTTTTGCACTTCCGTGTGCATTCTGCAGCTCTTAAGAAAGTTGATGAGGGATCTAAGGTGTCCACATCCAAACAGAAGCGTCTTCCGTGGCTTCGGTATAAAGTGCCATTTTTTAGATCCGACCGGGTTTCGAGGAACTGGTTACATACTTAAGGTTGGAATAGTCT belongs to Pseudorasbora parva isolate DD20220531a chromosome 22, ASM2467924v1, whole genome shotgun sequence and includes:
- the opn1sw2 gene encoding opsin-1, short-wave-sensitive 2 → MKSVPEFQEDFFMPIPLDTNNISAYSPFLVPQDHLGHHAIYMAMAAFTFFLFVAGTSINILTIVCTIQFKKLRSHLNYILVNLAVANLWVSLFGSSLAFVSFWNKYFIFGSLGCKIEGFASTFGGMVSLWSLSVVALERWLVICKPLGNFTFKTHHAIIGCIFPWFFALAAGLPPLFGWSRYIPEGLQCSCGPDWYTTNNKYNNESYVMFLFCFCFAVPFGTILFCYGQLLITLKLAAKAQADSASTQKAEREVTKMVVVMVFGFLLCWGPYASFSLWVISHRGEQFDLRMATIPSVLSKSSTVYNPVIYVLMNKQFRSCMMKMVCGKNIEEDEASTSSQVTQVSSVAPEK
- the LOC137058685 gene encoding red-sensitive opsin-1 — encoded protein: MAEQWGEAIFAARRKGDETTRESMFTYTNSNNTKDPFEGPNYHIAPRWVYNISTLWMLFVVLASTFTNGLVLVATAKFKKLRHPLNWILVNLAIADLLETLFASTISVTNQFFGYFILGHPMCKFEGFTVATCGIAGLWSLTVISWERWVVVCKPFGNVKFDGKWAGGGIIFCWVWSAVWCAPPLFGWSRYWPHGLKTSCGPDVFSGSEDPGVQSYMIVLMITCCFIPLGVIIFCYIAVFLAIHAVAQQQKDSESTQKAEKEVSRMVVVMIAAYCFCWGPYTVFACFAAANPGYAFHPLAAAMPAYFAKSATIYNPIIYVFMNRQFRVCIMQLFGKKVDDGSEVSTSKTEVSSVAPA